AAACGGTTCGTGACAAATGTATATGGCTCTGTCTACTTTATACATTCACTACCGGAATTTATTATACCACCTATAAATTCTAAAGTAAGTAGAAGAGATACCAGTTGGAGGTTAAATATATTAGAATCCTTAACATCAGGCGACTTAGACATAAACGATTTTGTGACATCATCTGATTTTCCTATGGATGTAGCTATACAAAAAGCCAAAGCATTTCACGAAAAATGGGTAGAAAAATTCGGCCATTCCTCAATAGCTGAACAGCATTTGATGCACTTATGCATAGAAGATGTTTCAAGGTATCTTTCAGGCGATATCGAATTAATGAATAAAAGACCATCTTTTATTGAATGGAGTCAAAGGTATCAAAGGCCTACAAGGGATAAACTTATTATACCTCCTGAACTTGAAGATTATCCTGAGCTAAAAGAGAAATTCATAAAAGTGTGGAATATTTCATTTGATACATATGAGGCACTTGTAGAGAGACTGAAAGATTATCTTAAAAAAGTTGTTAAAAGAAAAGAAAACGAGAGTGAAAAGGCATATAATAGTAAAATAAGCAAGATTGCGTTTGAAGATGCAAGATACGCCCTTTTATTGTCGACAAAGACAAGCTTTGCAGTTGCCTTAAATGCTCTTGATCTACAAGATATTATAAGAAAGTTGCTTGCACACGAGACAGAAGAAGCTAAACTATTAGCCGAAAATATAATTAATGAGGCTGAAAAGATTGCACCGAGTATGATGAGGCATTTGAGCCCATCACAATATCAAATGACAGTGAACAAAAAACTTGAAGATATAGCACAAAGTTATGAATATAGCAATGAAACCGAAAGAGATGATGTTAAGCTTATTGATTATACAGGCAAAAATAGTGATATGAAGCCACTTGATGTATTGATAAGCCATGTCTTATTTTCTTATACAGGTAAGCCTATTAAAGTTATAGAAAAAGCTATAAAGAATTTATCAAAGGAAGAAAAAATGGATATTGTCAATAGCGCTGTATCTAAAATAAATCAGTATGACCATTTAATTGAACCCTTTAGAGCTATAAGGTATAAATTTCAGATTATGGTAAGTGAAGCTGGTTGGCATCAATTGCTAAGACATAGGATGATTAATTTTAATGCTTTTAAGCCAACTATAGAGAATGGATATACAATTCCACCAAATATAGAAAATTCGGGATGCACTAAACTTCTTGAAAATGCGATAAAAGCATCTGAAGACTTATACAATGAATTGCGCAAAAAAACACCGAGGTTATGCCCGTATACCGTTACGAATGCACATAAGAGGCTTATAATGATGGACACTGATTTATGGGCATTTGACCATTTTGCAAACTTAAGATGCACACCTGAAGCACAATGGGATATAAGAAGTATTTCATACAAAATGCTTGACATCATAAAAGAGATAACACCTGAATTTACGGGTTTTCTTGCCAGAAGAAATCAGTCATAAGGTGGTGTTGATATGGAGACAAAGTATAAAGAGATAAGCTTACCACGACTAAATAATCTTAAACCGTCTCTTGAGTCTACTGCATTAAAGCTTATGGAAGAAGCTGGTGAATTAGCGCAAGTCATAGGCAAATTTAGAGGTTTAAACGGTGAAAATGTAAAAATGACCAATAAGGATATAGCCGAGAAAATCTCAGAGGAGCTTTTGGATGTTGCACAAGTGGCTGTATCTATGATGTTTGTGCTTGAAGAACAATACAGTATAAATATAGAAGAAAAGCTTAATGAGCATATTGATAAATTAAAGAAAAAAGGATACATAAAATAAATCTACATATACGACATAATGTCGTATATTTTTTTTGCATGTGCACATATTATATTTGAACTATATGAAAGGAGGAATTGAATTGCCACAAATAACAAGTAAAGAATTAATGTACCTTGATGATGTACTTTCACTTCAAGAACATATGGCAAAATGTTTGAGTGATTGTGCTACAAGGCTTCAAGACCAACAATTAAAGGCGCTATGTCAGAATCTGTCAAGCAGATGCCAAAACAATTTCAATTCAATGGTAAGAAATCTTGGTTAAGGAGGTATACATATGCCAAATAATATGGGCATGACAGATAAAGATATTATGATGGGTGTGCTTGGAGATTACAAGCTTGCGATTGTAACTCTATCACATGCTGCAATTGAAGCTGCAAATGATAATATCAAAAGAGATTTTATAAATGCCTTAAATTCAACATTTGAGGAGCAAAAGCAAGTTTGGAATGCCATAAACCAAAGAGGCTGGTATGCAGTAAAACCAGCACAACCACAGGATATACAGGAAGCAAAAAACAAATTTAGGCAACCAGTAGGTATGATGTAAAATCAAAAAAATATGATATAATAATGGAAGTAGTATTACTACTTCCATTATTATTGTTAAGGAGTGATCTTTATGTACGATTTAATTATTCTTGGTGGTGGTCCGGCAGGACTTGCGGCAGGACTTTATGCATGTCGGTCAAAGCTTGATACAGCTATGATCGAGAAGATGTATCTTGGAGGTCAGATAGTTACAACATATGAAATAGAAAACTATCCTGGCTATGAAGATATTAGCGGCCCAGACCTTATTAATAAGATGGAGGCACAGACAAAGAGATATGGCCTTCAAATATATAATGAAGAAGTTGTAGGGCTTGATATTACCGGAAAGGTAAAGAAAGTCAACACCGGTAAAAAAACATACGAGGCTAAGTCTATAATATTGGCAATGGGCGCAACGCCTAAGGAACTTGGACTTGAAAAAGAGAAGAAATTTAGAGGCTCTGGTGTTTCTTATTGTGCAACATGTGATGGAGCATTTTATAAGGACCAAGTCGTTGCTGTCATAGGCGGCGGTGATACGGCAATGGAAGACGCCAATTATTTGACGAAATTTGCAAAAAAGGTTTATGTTATCCATAGAAGAGATCAGTTAAGGGCATCTAAAACCCTTCAAGATAGAGCTTTTGCAAATTCCAAGATAGAATTTATATGGAATACTGTTGTAACAGACATACAAGGCGAATATGGCGTAGAAGGCTTGAAACTAAAAAATGTTAAGACAAATGAGGAAAATTCTTTAAAAGTAGATGGAATGTTTGTTGCAATAGGTTTAAGCCCAAATACTGAGATAATAAAAGGTATCGTAAATACAGATGAATATGGTTATATACTGACGGATGAAGATATGAGGACAAATGTACCGGGTGTTTTCGCTGCAGGAGATATAAGAAAGAAAACTTTAAGACAGGTCGTAACAGCTACAGCAGATGGAGCAATTGCTGCATATGTCGCAGAAAGATATATAGATAGTATGGAGGAATAAAAATAACCACCCATTTTGGGTGGTTTTATTTTTCATTTGATGTATCATTATTTTTGTTATTTTCGAAAGATGTATCTTCTTTTCTCTTTGTTTCATCTTTGTTTATATCATCTTCTTGTGTTTTTGCCATATCAACATCTTTAACATCTTCTTTTATAACCGGTATCACAATTTTTTGACCTGGATAAATTAATGAAGGGTCTTTTATCTCTGGATTAGCTTTTAAGATAGCATCAACAGTTGTGTTAAATTTTGTTGCAATTGTGTAGATGGTATCACCAGGTTTAACGATATAAACCATCCTGCCAGTTGTCGGTGGAATTGGTATTGTGACAGGTGGCATTGGAAATGGTGTACCAGGCGTAGGTGTAGGAGTTCCCGGTGAAGGCATAGGAGTTCCTGGCATAGGTGTTGGAGCACCTGGCATTGGTGATGGTGTTGATGGGCATGGTATAATGATTGTTTGGCCAGGGTAAATCAAGTTTGGATCTACCAAATAATTTGCTCTTATTAAAGCATCGAGTGAAACTCCAAATCTATTTGCTATGTCCCATAGTGTATCACCGGGATTTATGACATAATAAAATGGACATGGCGTAGGTGGTGTTGGCGGCGTAGGTGGTACCGGCTCTGCCGCACTAGGTATAAATAAAACCTGTCCCGGATATATTGTATAAGGATATACTATGTTATTTACATAAATTATTGGTTCATAAGGTACGCCAAATTGTTGCCCTATTAAATAAACGCTGTCACCTGGTATTACCGTGTAGTATATACCATTTACTGGTATTATTAATATTTGGCCAGGGTATATAAGTGATGGATTTACAATATTGTTTCTTGATATGATAGCATCGACGGAAGTGTTGAATCTTTTCGCAATTAAAAATAATGTATCACCAGATTGTACAACATACGTAAACTCTAAGGTAATCATATTATTTCCCCCTTTCTCTATTCATAATATGTTATTTAGTTTTTATGGTGACATAGTTATATTATTATTTGAATATTTTATAATGATATAGATTAAGGGAGAAATGTATATGAGAATCAATAAATACATGATTTTGGCATTTGTATTATTTATCCTAATTCTCTTAAATAATGTTTTAAATAAATCAATTGAAACATTAACTTACATTCCTGTTATGAATAAAATCATAATAATTGATGCCGGCCATGGTGGAAATGACCCCGGGAAACCAGGGAAAAGTGGGA
This portion of the Thermoanaerobacterium sp. RBIITD genome encodes:
- a CDS encoding FAD-dependent thymidylate synthase — its product is MLMKKLTESEEKLLKRFVTNVYGSVYFIHSLPEFIIPPINSKVSRRDTSWRLNILESLTSGDLDINDFVTSSDFPMDVAIQKAKAFHEKWVEKFGHSSIAEQHLMHLCIEDVSRYLSGDIELMNKRPSFIEWSQRYQRPTRDKLIIPPELEDYPELKEKFIKVWNISFDTYEALVERLKDYLKKVVKRKENESEKAYNSKISKIAFEDARYALLLSTKTSFAVALNALDLQDIIRKLLAHETEEAKLLAENIINEAEKIAPSMMRHLSPSQYQMTVNKKLEDIAQSYEYSNETERDDVKLIDYTGKNSDMKPLDVLISHVLFSYTGKPIKVIEKAIKNLSKEEKMDIVNSAVSKINQYDHLIEPFRAIRYKFQIMVSEAGWHQLLRHRMINFNAFKPTIENGYTIPPNIENSGCTKLLENAIKASEDLYNELRKKTPRLCPYTVTNAHKRLIMMDTDLWAFDHFANLRCTPEAQWDIRSISYKMLDIIKEITPEFTGFLARRNQS
- a CDS encoding MazG-like family protein; amino-acid sequence: METKYKEISLPRLNNLKPSLESTALKLMEEAGELAQVIGKFRGLNGENVKMTNKDIAEKISEELLDVAQVAVSMMFVLEEQYSINIEEKLNEHIDKLKKKGYIK
- a CDS encoding spore coat protein is translated as MPQITSKELMYLDDVLSLQEHMAKCLSDCATRLQDQQLKALCQNLSSRCQNNFNSMVRNLG
- a CDS encoding spore coat protein gives rise to the protein MPNNMGMTDKDIMMGVLGDYKLAIVTLSHAAIEAANDNIKRDFINALNSTFEEQKQVWNAINQRGWYAVKPAQPQDIQEAKNKFRQPVGMM
- the trxB gene encoding thioredoxin-disulfide reductase; translation: MYDLIILGGGPAGLAAGLYACRSKLDTAMIEKMYLGGQIVTTYEIENYPGYEDISGPDLINKMEAQTKRYGLQIYNEEVVGLDITGKVKKVNTGKKTYEAKSIILAMGATPKELGLEKEKKFRGSGVSYCATCDGAFYKDQVVAVIGGGDTAMEDANYLTKFAKKVYVIHRRDQLRASKTLQDRAFANSKIEFIWNTVVTDIQGEYGVEGLKLKNVKTNEENSLKVDGMFVAIGLSPNTEIIKGIVNTDEYGYILTDEDMRTNVPGVFAAGDIRKKTLRQVVTATADGAIAAYVAERYIDSMEE
- a CDS encoding LysM peptidoglycan-binding domain-containing protein; this encodes MITLEFTYVVQSGDTLFLIAKRFNTSVDAIISRNNIVNPSLIYPGQILIIPVNGIYYTVIPGDSVYLIGQQFGVPYEPIIYVNNIVYPYTIYPGQVLFIPSAAEPVPPTPPTPPTPCPFYYVINPGDTLWDIANRFGVSLDALIRANYLVDPNLIYPGQTIIIPCPSTPSPMPGAPTPMPGTPMPSPGTPTPTPGTPFPMPPVTIPIPPTTGRMVYIVKPGDTIYTIATKFNTTVDAILKANPEIKDPSLIYPGQKIVIPVIKEDVKDVDMAKTQEDDINKDETKRKEDTSFENNKNNDTSNEK